From Leptospira congkakensis, one genomic window encodes:
- a CDS encoding YnfA family protein, whose product MFKFLNSDFFSVYINPILVFLLAGLCEIGGGYLIWLWIRENKSIFIGILGFIILGFYGVVATYQPTNFARTYATYGGIFIVMSLAWAWKFDQFIPNRFDIIGASIALIGVMIIFFAPR is encoded by the coding sequence ATGTTTAAATTCCTAAATTCCGATTTTTTTTCCGTATATATAAACCCTATTTTAGTCTTCTTATTGGCTGGACTTTGCGAAATTGGAGGTGGTTATCTCATTTGGCTTTGGATTCGTGAAAACAAATCAATATTTATTGGAATTCTCGGCTTCATCATTTTAGGTTTTTACGGTGTAGTCGCAACTTACCAACCAACAAATTTTGCTCGAACCTATGCAACATATGGTGGGATTTTTATCGTAATGTCGTTAGCGTGGGCATGGAAATTTGACCAGTTCATTCCCAATCGCTTCGACATTATCGGAGCAAGCATTGCCTTGATCGGTGTAATGATTATATTCTTCGCACCAAGATAA